Below is a genomic region from Lineus longissimus chromosome 16, tnLinLong1.2, whole genome shotgun sequence.
CATGCTATTCCATAGACGACTTGGTAGTGACGTGAAGACATTCTCACCACCCTTATCCCTCGACGACTTGGCTATATCGTGAGGACATGTCTCTGTCAAGACAGTGGTTTCCCTATACACCGTCATCATAGGCCAGATTGTAACATTTAGGGATGTCTCAGAGAGGAAAGTTCGGCAAAAGGCTATCCCTTGACCACCTTGTTGTGGCGTTAGAACAAGACTCATGAAGAACAGTTTCTCTATAAACACCGTCGTCCTTGTCCCTGGACGAATAGATTGTGACGTTTAGACGTCCCTTCGAGAATATTATGTttcccctacagccagctgtcaTCCACACCCCTGGACGACATGGTGGTGACGTAAGGGCATGTTCCAGAGCGCCATCCTATTCCCTGTACGATTTTTTCGTGTCATTGGAATGGTCCTCCTTGTCCCTGGGCGATTTGGACATGACTCATGAAGGACAACGCTTCTCCTGAACATCACCATTCTTTTCCGTAGACGACTTCATTGTTACGTGAGGACATCTTCACCACACTTGTCCTGGGCGACTTTGGATTATATTGTTAGGACGTGACTCAGACTAGAATAGCCAAGGTGTAGGGGCAACATTGTTCTCTCGGAGGCCTGTCTAAACGGCACACCCGAATTCGCCCTGCACGAAGGACGGCTGTGTATTAGGGCATGCCATCAGTAAGTCCTCATGTCACAACTAGGTCGTCTCGGGACTAGGATGGTAATGTAATGGGGCAACATTTTCCTCTCAGAGGCATATCCGAATGTTGCAATTCTTCCAGGGACTAGAATAGTGATGTAGAGGGGAAACACTGTCCTCTCTGAGACATGTACTGATCTCACGACCGTGTCGTCCAGGGAATAGGCTGGCGATGGCGGGAAAGCATGGTGGTTCCCTTCGAGACAAGTTTTATCATAACAACGAAGTCGATCATAAACAATTATGCCAATGTAAAGAACCAAGTCGTCTAGGGATGGGGAAGTTTGTCCTGTCCTAACGACACAACCAATTGGTCCAGGGTCTATGATGTGACGGTGTGTCTTGACCAAAGTCGTTCAGGGACACGGGCGGTAAGCATGTCCTCGCATCAAGACTAAGTAGTCTACGGAATAGACTGGTGATGTCATGGTTATGAGGATTATTGTCCCTGGACGACTTGGCTATATTGTTAGGACATGTCTCAGACAAGACAGTGGTTCCGCTATGCACCGTCATCATAGGCCCTGGACAAACTGGTTGCGACATTAGGACATGGCTCAGAGACGACAGAATTAGTGTGTCATAATTGGATATGCCCCAGGCAAGATAACGTTTCCCCATTACATTGCAATCCTATCCTTGGAAAACCTATTTGACCTTAGGACATGACTCACAGAAGACAGTGTTTCCCCTGTACACCATCGGCCTTCGGACCTATTTGTGACCTTAGGACTTGACTCACAGAAGACACTGTTTCCCCTGTACACCATCGGCCTTCGCGTTGGGCGAATTTGGTTGTGCCATTTAGACATGTCACCGATAGCACATCGTTTTTCCTATACCCTGCTATCCTAGTCCTGCATGCGAcaaattgattttgatgctaGGTCATGTCTCAGAAAAGACAACACCTCCGTGTCCATCGCCTTATGGCCTTGTCCCTGGAcgtcttggttgtgacgtttggaCATGTTTCAGAGAGGACAACATTTCCCTGTCTATCGCTATCCGGCCTTGTCCCTGGAcgtcttggttgtgacgtttggaCATGTCTCAGAGAGGACAACATTTCCCGGTCTATCGCCATCCGGCATTGTCCCTGGAcgtcttggttgtgacgtttggaCATGTCTCAGAGAGGACGACATCTTCATGTCAACCGCTATCTGGCCTTGTCCCTGGAcgtcttggttgtgacgttttgACATGTCTCAGAGAGGACAACATTTCCCTGTCTATCGCTATCTAGCCTTGTCCCTGGAagtcttggttgtgacgtttggaCATGTCTCAGAGAGGACAACATTTCCCTGTCTATCGCTATCCGGCCTTGTCCCTGGACGTCTTAGTTGTGACGTTTGGACATGTCTCAGAGAGGACAACATTTCCCTGTCTATCGCTATCTAGCCTTGTCCCTGGAagtcttggttgtgacgtttggaCATGTCTCAGAGAGGACAACATTTCCCTGTCTATCGCTATCCGGCCTTGTCCCTGGAcgtcttggttgtgacgtttggaCATGTCTCAGAGAGGACGACATCTTCATGTCAACCGCTATCTGGCCTTGTCCCTGGAcgtcttggttgtgacgtttggaCATGTCCCAGAGAGGACAACATTTCCTTGTCTATCGCCATCCGGCCTTGTCCCTGGACGTCTTGGTTGTTTAAtgcattggttgtgacatgtggAAATACCTAAGTGACAAGCTTTCCACTAGACAACAATTCATATAGAGGAAACTGCAACATTTTGGAAGATCAAGTTGACCTTTTATATATTCTCTTAACAACATAATAACAGAATACAGGACCATATTTAGTGGGGATGGGGGAGTAGGGCCTACTGTCCTCGACTTTTCCGAAAAACtcgtttttcatgcagatttcgATTTTTTCAGATCAGTCCTATCAGTTCGATGTTGGAAATTGATTCAAAAGTCTCCTCGTCCTAATTGAAGCAAAGTGGAAGGGAATTGAAATGTTGATCATCATGAGAGAGTGGTTTAAAATGTTGAACCACCAGATTGTTCCTTGGGCCTCTCATCCTCACATCCTTATCCAGAAAGACACAATGACCATGAGAAACACACCGCAAGGATTGACCCTAAAGGCATGATCAGCGCTGTTGCAACCATCAGTGTTGCATAAGCAATTAAAGGCAACAACATCACCACTTTCACTCGCCGACTTCTTGCACCTCATATTGTTCCGCAACAGAGACCCAAATTCAGCAGGAACAAGTGGGGAACTCGAGCAGTTCCGCTGGTAAGCAAACTTCGATGGCCAGTACCCCTCTGAAAGAAAGAGTTCAAATTGTTAAAGTTATAGTGTCctggcattctggttgtgactttgtcctcataacaCCAAGGACATTACCTCAATTTTGTGTCAATCTTCATTTTTTCTTACAATCTGATATCTGAAGTGGGACTGTAGAAATAGAATAGGCAGGAGCTAAGGGTACACATTTGAGGTCTTCGGGTGACAGGTATTAGAGGGGCTAGGCCTGGCTTTCCCCTGTGGGGGTTAGCCCCCCCTATTTTACCTTATAGGCTACTTACGACGTGAAATTTCTGTCTCTGCCTCGTAAAGTATACAGTTTGTTGTTCCTGGTGCACAGTCGACTAGATTCATCTTGGATTCGTCACCAGCCTTGCAGGCTTCCATTGGCGCAGATTCAATAGAAACACATTCATAGCACTTCAGGGCTGACCCTGCAACAGAATAATAACCATTATAGGGTGTCACAAAAGGGTAATCCTCGTGttacacaactacatgtatttccaaatgTAAGCCTATGTGTAATTGTGATGGCAGTTCGTGCAGCCATCACCAGTCATCTGGGCCTGGGGGCTATTTGAGCTTACCGTGATTTGTAAGCTCAATCAAGAATAGCAGAGCAGTAGCAGCGACAAGAAACTTCAATGAGGGACCCTTCCAAATCATTTTGATGGCCACAAAATAGGTACAAGATTGTAGTGAAAAGCAGTTGTGAGGAAACTGCAGTTTCGAATTTGCCGcgaaaaaactttttaacagcGTTGGAGCATGCGCACTGCGTTGGGTCTTGGCGGCTATTGTGGAAAATTAGACACAACCAACAATCAATCAGTGCGGGAAATGTTCGAATTCGAACACTTGAAAAAATTGAACAACCAATCtgggtttttttaaatgtcGTAACACTGCGCTCTACTTTTGGTATCTCCTAGTGCAGCTGTTCAGATTCCCAGTGCTTGGGAAACTCAGATGCAAAAGAAAGTGCGGTTTGGTAGGAAAAATCTGCAGGCGATGTCCAAAACATGAATCAGTCAGTTCGGGAAATCTGTCAAACAATACATTGGAACTCAGTGAGCTATTCAATGcagaaaattatattcagtatgtatttacgcaattgatcatttccaaattcaattacatattCAAAATGTTTAACGCACAGCGTAGGCCTTGATAATTTACCCCTATCATCAGTGACACCAAAGTTCGGCCTATCAGTTTGACATAAACGAAATTATCAAGATTATTCGAAATAAAACCATAGGCAAAGGACAGGGCAAGGTCAACAGATAGAACACTCTAACTGGGAACGCTAAGATGGTAGACCAAGTCACCCCGGAACTCATCCGACAATACAGAGAGGACGGGGCCGTCTGTCTCCGCGGCGTCTTCGGCCAGGAAGTGAGGGACAAGGTCTGGCAGGGGATGCAGAAAGTCATGGCCAACCCGAGCAGCTCGAGCGTCAACATGAAGTCTGAAGGAGGTGGCGTCTTTTTCAATGACTATGTCCGCTGGCAAGAGATTCCAGAATTTCAGGATTTCATCTTCAATACTGCGGCGGCGGAGATTGTTGGGCGGATGATGGAGTCAGATGTGAGTGCATGGCGAAGAGACCACCTCTCTCTTATTTACAAACTTTTATATGGCGTTAGAGTAATAATGCGCTGAATGAGAATGGCTTATTTCGTTATGGACTTCGCCTACGGCTGCACTCCGGGCGCAATTGACCGGCCTCGTCCGCCACCCTAACCCGAGACAGTATACATGAATAGGATGTTGAAATGGACTGCTCTGGGAGTCTAACGGTTTGGTTGAGGGACATCGTCAACACATATTAATGCGCAAATATTTCTTTTATTTAAAGTATGTGAACTTCTATTTCGACCACACGTTGTGCAAGGAGCCGGGGACCACGAAAACCACGCCATGGCATCACGACCAGTCCTATCAGCCCATGGATGGTTATAAGGTAGCAGTCAGTAATTATATCATTGAGCCCCCTCCCCGTCATTATATTCCAATGGATGTGCCGAGGGATGTGCTTTTCCGCATGAGTTTccggcagggtctattctacagaccaaagactttacagacctcgttttttggtTCCTTTTCGCTACTTGGTGCGCCTTTTCCCCAATTGTGTCAGGTTCTACGTGGTGACCcatgtcttctggatgtgcccttcCCTTCATAGCGCATCATGGCAGTGTTGCTACATAGTCCATAACCCTTTACtgggcgtactctgtctgaagtttttgacaaaattttgCTTGCTTTCAAAGTCCATTTTTAGGCTACTTTTACCGAATGACaacttgtaattttgatgaatatcgAAAGCGTTAATAATAAACTTCACAAAAATTTCCTTCCAgcggccatgttttttgttgttgacgttttgagAGGTGCTAAGAAAATTCGTGATATTTCTTTAACTATTAAAATTAtcgattgtttgttgacatattcataATCTTTGTATCACCCTTCACATAACAAACTTAatcttttatttaaaaaatgtttttaaaatatcttaatttgcctttgaagttggtttgttttttcttatttagaattctgagaattacagacttatttcttcaaaatcaaggtactaaaattttttttaaaaacttctttctgagcatatgcggaaaccgtttCTGCTCTAATTtcactttagatttcatgaaaatctccactaataaaaaagtgagagccaaaaaacgaggtctgtaaagactttggtctgtagaatagaccctgcctGAGTTTCCCAAACTTCCCATTGGTGCAGATAAATGTAGCTCATACTCTTCTCGACCGGGTTAGAACTCATTATACAATTGGCTGCCGTAaggcatcttgaccacaagtGTTTGGCAACTTGTCGATATTTAAACCATTATCTAGGCCTATATAAGACCAGGAAGGCCGAAAGCCTTTTGATAAAGTAATTATAAAAAATAGCGACATCTCATTGACGCAAATGCGTTGTCTATTTTTCATCATGCAGGCCTACCGCAGGTTTCTGAGAAACTATAGGCCTACGTGATTTAGTTTATTCCGTTATGATTTCAGGCGGCTAAAACTTATACGCCTTTCTTCAGAATATTTCAATATGGATGCCTCTGGACCCTGTGATCAAGGAAAACACCTTATGGTTCGTCAAGGGTTCACACAACTGGGACAAGTGGTTCTACCCAAGACAATTTTCGACGACAGAAACCTATAAAACCATCAACGATGATGTCACTCATCGGAAATACGAAGATGTTCCCcatgaagaaattgacaacaacCCGGATAAATACCCAATATTGCAGTGGACTTGTGAGGTAGGGGTGGCACCTTGTTAGATTAGATTCACCTCTTTCTTCTCGTGGGTCGGGCGCAACCCTGCCCTACTCCCGGCGCTGACGATCGGTCGCTTATAGTCTCTCTTGCCTTTCTGCCAAGTGCAACCAAAACGCTGGCGCGATATAGGCTTACAATGCGGTGGAGCAACATTGGACTACTCGTTTTCGACGTCACCCCTTTTCGAAGTGAAACCAATGGCCGATCGAACAGATAAATGAAGGTAGAGTTAGATATACTGCGTTTACTTTTAAATCCATAATTTGCCTGGAGACTGACGCGGTTGATCTGTCCGAAAAGTACATGGCCGTATGACTGACAAGTTCAACGGAATCATCCTAACGTTCTTTTTCAGCCTGGAGACATCGTCATTTTCCACAATAAATGTCTGCATGGAGCTCCTGGTAACCCGCTCAAGACCCACCGGAGAGTCTTCGCAACTAGATGGCTTGGTAAGTTATGGGGTGGATGGCCGGCACGTCCCATCCTCGCATACCTGGGTCAGTTGCCCCTCCCCTCTCACACAGCAAACCCGCTCGGTACAACATCCGAAGCTCAGGATGCCGAAACGCATACGCGAGCACCTTGTTCTACACCGTGATGAGGGCGTCGAACGACGGGAACATAGATCACGTGACCACCTGGCGttttgggtggggggggggggttggatcTTTGTAAGTATTATACTTAATTGCTGGTCGTTTTAACCCGTTATTGCACAATATTGATCAGTAACATTGTTTTTTTCGGAAGAATCTGTTAATTTTTTCTCTCAGTATTTTTATGCTTTTTCGCCACAGGAGACGATTCTGTTCTGGCCAAACGACCATGGGAAGCAGCGCCTCCTCACATGGGTGGACTAAACTACGGCGACAAGATAAGAGATTGTGAAGCCTTCCCAGAAGTTTGGAGGAGACAAAAATAAACAACGTGATTTTACACAAACCTGCATGGCTAATGAAAACGAGTTGGAATTCTGCGTAAATTTCTTGAATGTGATTCAATGATAACAAGCGAAATTGGTGATACGTTCCCTTTGATATGGAAAAGACATTTAAAAACTCCGAATTGAAAGTTGAAATTTAGACTGATGAAAACTCACCAAACTCGGAAAAAATACCACATTCACAGTTTCTTTTGATGAAGCTTAAAGAGACAATGGGTAGGCTATACTGGGGTAGGGGATTATATGTTAGATCGCCACTATTGGCCGCAACTGGTACAATACTGTTGCGATATCCAATAAATGACTTTTACCTGTCAGTTCGCGTTGTCATTTGACTATTATTCGTCCGTATCGATGtagagcgtagcggatcgaaccTGCAAGCTCGTGTCGATAGCGTAGCAATAAAAAGGTGGAATAGAGCATACAAGACATGTGCCTCTCCATATCAAATAATGGCTCGATATGTCTTTAAACAGTTTTGTGAATCGAGATAATGGGCTACTTCCCTCGTGGTAAACGCTCATTTGGTCTAGCGATGTGTGAGGTGGTTCAAAACCCCGGGAGTCTATCGCCTTATTAGGCGAGAGAAACCTATACTATTTCGTACACCCATCGTCCATCTCGATATAGAAAACATTATCGAGGCCTGGGGTTGCGCCACTGTCCACCTTAGTGGACACGCTCCCTGAGGAACGACGTTTAGGATTGACGAGACGTCCAACTGCACGGCACTAGGAGTCCTTACATATTACATATGTAACCCATCGGTTGATTTTTAGAGTTGCGACTGTTTTGAAAACACGTCAAAAAATCCATGGAAACGCAACAAAACAGCGACGTATAGGTGAATATATCGTCTGCTCATGCATCCATTTTCCACTTTCGCCTTGTCCTTTCTACTAGAGGCACGGACCAACAACGGACGGTTCCGTTCGGCGGGATATTTAGAGAGAGACAGGCTTTTGGTCAACAAGTTTAAGGTAGTTTATTTCACGAAGTGACGCGCGCAGCTTGACCACCACGGTTTTTTCACCTAATCAATATCTTAATTCTAGGAGAGCATAAGACCATGAGGGTCAGGATGAGAGAGAATCACCAGAAACACCAAAAAGCTTATTTCCTGGGACAGGAGAAGACACATTGGGCTCAATACCAAGGATCTCGGAGTTCTGCGGGACCGCGGTCGGTCTGGAGACACGTTTTGACGCGATTGCAAACTGTCTTGTAAGATGAGGCCAATGTATCAACTGTAATGAATATTATCATCCTTGTTTCAGATGGCAACTAACCCGACACCATCATGCGAGAAACGGAAGGAGCGATCGCGAGACATGATGGAtttatgtaaacattttcaggaTAGAAATGCCACCATTGGGCTGCAGTCGAGAGAACTACTCAGCGACCACAGGGCTCGGGTGGACTCCGAAAGTCGAATATCGACGAAGCTGAAACCCAAATGCCCGCAGAGGAGGGCATCAGAGACTGGAGACGGATGGGCCTCGAACTACCGAAAACATGAATTAGATCAGCCGCTCGACTGTCGAGCAAGTTTATCTCACGAGGTGCCATTCCCGCCGTCACACGCAAAGGATCCTCTCTACGACGTTTACCGACCACCCGAGTTTCGGGAACTTTCGAAGAAGTTGGGAGGGGTCGACAAAGGGGCGAGCCGAGAGAAGATACAGAGTCTTCTCCCTGCCATTGAAGGTGCCGCGCCCCGATATCACATTCCGGGGGCGTATTCAAGCGAGTACGCAGCCCGTTCAAGGTGTTCATCCCTCGCCAACAGCTCGAGTTCTTTGAACGACGAGAGCGAGAGTATGGTGTACTCCCTTCGAAAACGCTCCGAATCGTGCCCGTCTTGCATGcatgaaggaaggaagggacgCAGAGGGAACCAACTCAACCGAACGAAAACATCAGTAATAGAAATGCCAACTCTTCCCTCTATAGCTGGTTCGAAAAAATGAATGAATCATTGACGAGACTGCGTTCTGGTGAAGAGAAGACACGTGGTCGAAGTTCCTCAGGCATCGACCATCGTGTCTGACGGGTGACAGAAGCCAATTTGCAGTTCAATTCGTTCAAGGAATCCTCAGCGGTTGCATCTTTCTTAGCTAGGTATTAGAcacccggggcagtccattgcacCATCCTAATTGAACTTCCTTATGGTGATCGGGCGACAGGACGATGTCCACTCTGCGTCAGGAGTGTACAAGGATTAGGTGTCATGCATCACCAAAAGTGAAAGCCATCTGCATTAGAAATATATTTGGTACCGTCGGCGATAATTCCTTAATTATATGATATGGGGAAGGGGAAAAAGCTGCAAGAGGATAACCGGCATATTACAACACAACCCACTAGTAACTTGTCACAGGTTTCGTCGGTGCTTCATCACCAACTAAAAGGCGGTCTTTACCAGCTTGAATTGGGCTGCCTTGGAATACAGGGCGTATCAAAAGGGTCAGTGATGGCCCTTTGGTTTAAAAACTTCATCATCTGCTCAAGGGACATTCTCAAAGAGTTCAGTCTTTGAACACCCCTACAGGGACCATCTCAATGATGTTCAATGAAATAACAGGTATGAATTTACGATTCTTTACAtcaagggaccatctcaagTGCATTGATGGACCATACCTCCTCAAGGGTCCATTTCAGAGGTCCACAATATGTGTTTTGAACATTCCTAGTTCAGCATGTTAAATATGATCAAGGGGCCATGTCAAAGATCCAAATTGGAATATAATTTGATCTAGTTGTCTAAATTGATGAGCGTTTTTGCATACCTCTGcagttaggtgccaattggccTAGAGACTCCGTCTTTGTCCAGAGGCAGAGTCCACGCCAGCTACTCATGTCTTCACTTGGTGAGATCTTGAGGTTTCTTGCCCTGGTATAGACACCAAATACAAGGAACgttggttttaagtctcattccaAGGACTTTGAAAGTACCCATCTGTTCCAAGATGACAAGTCGAGTCACTTTCTTGGCATCATGTACACACTTATCGAGTTGCTTTCTTTGAATCATGTACACATATGTCACAAGGTCAAGTTCAGTCAAAATCTTCTGCATCGTGTAGACGTACTTCTGATTCAAATAAATAATTAATGTAACAAATGTTTCCTCAAATGACAATTCATCTCTTTTATTCGACCAATGATGAATGGAACAATTTGTTTCTCAAATGCAGACTCCAGGTCCTAGACAGACATACTGTGTGTACCTGTGTGTACCGGTCAAGGCTGCCTACACATCAGGCCACATTCTTCTTATAGGTCAAAGTGATAATCACACCACTGCACCTGCTTAAACACGTAGGCACAATACATTTGGAAATCAGCTcacaaatgactttgaaaacCTGCTGAAGAAGTTTCCCTCAAATCTTGTTGTAGAGGGCACAGACCCTGTCAATTCAGTAGAAGGGAATGTCTAACAACAGAGCTGTGGAGCTTTTTCATTTTAGTCAATGACATTTTCTAAGTCAGCAACGCCCTTCTAACTAAGTGGAAAGAATTATAATTTctaacaggacaaaggtttaaGATAAACAGGAAGGTGAATGCACAATTGATTTATGAGGATGAGTTTGAAGTTTCAGGATTTTCTTCTCTTTTGAGGCCTTGGTATTTCCCAAAAGCAATAGTGACCCTTAACCACTACACTACATGGGTTACTGCCAACACCCATTCTAACTGAACTATCAGAAGACATCCCTACCCTTCACCAATTTGAGAGTCTTTCAAGATAAAA
It encodes:
- the LOC135500432 gene encoding uncharacterized protein LOC135500432; protein product: MVDQVTPELIRQYREDGAVCLRGVFGQEVRDKVWQGMQKVMANPSSSSVNMKSEGGGVFFNDYVRWQEIPEFQDFIFNTAAAEIVGRMMESDYVNFYFDHTLCKEPGTTKTTPWHHDQSYQPMDGYKNISIWMPLDPVIKENTLWFVKGSHNWDKWFYPRQFSTTETYKTINDDVTHRKYEDVPHEEIDNNPDKYPILQWTCEPGDIVIFHNKCLHGAPGNPLKTHRRVFATRWLGDDSVLAKRPWEAAPPHMGGLNYGDKIRDCEAFPEVWRRQK